Below is a window of Synechococcus sp. RSCCF101 DNA.
GCCGCCCTCGTCCACGGCCAGGCCCGGCACCAGCAGCAGGGCCAGTGCATCCGGTGCCAGCGCGGGTTCCGTGCCGGGCGGCGCCGGGATGCCGCAGGCATCCGGAACCAGCGGTCCGCCGGCCCTCCAGGCCCGGTAGCCCAGCTCCCCGGATGCGGTCACGGCCGGCAGGGCGACGCCGCTCAGCCCGCACCGCTCGGTCAGCTGCTCCGGCAGAGCCAGCAGATCCGGCTCCCCCCGCAGAGGCCAGTAGAGCCCGAGGGCACCGCTCCGGCCGAGTCGGGCCAGCAGCGGTGGCAGATGCCGGATCGCGCTGGCCAGGATCGCCCCGGGTTCCGTCTCGAGTGCCTCGCGGCGGGCGGCTTTCAGTTGCCGCCGCAGATCCTCCTTGACCGCGCCCTCGGCCCCGCCGCTCCCGGTCCCGCTCACCGCCGCAGCAGACCGGTGAGGGCCACGGCCAGAGCATCGGCCGCGTCGTCGGGCCGGGGCGGATCCTCCAGCTCCAGATCACGCATCACCGCGGTGAGCACCTGCTGCTTGTCGGCATGGCCATCCCCGGTCAGGGCCTGCTTGATCTGCATGGGGGGGTACTCCAGCGCCGGGATGTGGAACCGGGCCAGGGTCATCATCACGACCCCCCGCGCCTGAACCACGCTGATGGTGGTGCTGGAGCGATAGAAGAAGAACTTCTCGACCGAGGCCTGATCGGGCCGCCAGGCCCGGATCAGGCGGCGCAGGTCGCCGGCGATCTCCACCAGCCGCTCGGCTTCCGGACGTCCCGGATCGGTGCGGAGGATGCCGCAGTCGAGCATCCGGTGCCGGCGGCCGCGCTCCGTTTCGATCAGGCCGTAGCCCACCCGGGCCAGTCCGGGATCGATGCCGAGCATGCGCATGGTGCGGTTGCCCGGCCCGCCTCAGCTCGCCAGGGCCAGCTGGAAGGCCTCCATGTCCTCCGGTTCCGCCTGCTCGAAGACCTTGCAGAAGACCTTCACCACGCGATCGCCCGAATCGATCTGCTCCAGTGGATCCTTGCGCAGACGGTGGCGCAGGCAGCAGGCCACCACACGGGCCACATCGCTCTCCTGCACCTCACTGCGGCCCTCGAGGGCCGCCAGTGCCCGGGCGGCCCGGTTGGTCACGATGTCGCCGCGCAGACCATCCACATCCAGCTCGCCGCACACCGCGGAGATGCGGATCCGCAGGTCGGGATCCAGCTGGACCGATCCCAGCCGCTCGCGGGCCTCCACC
It encodes the following:
- a CDS encoding 5-formyltetrahydrofolate cyclo-ligase, giving the protein MSGTGSGGAEGAVKEDLRRQLKAARREALETEPGAILASAIRHLPPLLARLGRSGALGLYWPLRGEPDLLALPEQLTERCGLSGVALPAVTASGELGYRAWRAGGPLVPDACGIPAPPGTEPALAPDALALLLVPGLAVDEGGYRLGYGGGYYDRLRARAAWRGVPALVVLPSCCRRRRLPRESWDVPFHGWLSEDGLEWLQAVELDC
- the ruvC gene encoding crossover junction endodeoxyribonuclease RuvC, whose translation is MRMLGIDPGLARVGYGLIETERGRRHRMLDCGILRTDPGRPEAERLVEIAGDLRRLIRAWRPDQASVEKFFFYRSSTTISVVQARGVVMMTLARFHIPALEYPPMQIKQALTGDGHADKQQVLTAVMRDLELEDPPRPDDAADALAVALTGLLRR